The Trichoderma atroviride chromosome 5, complete sequence genome contains a region encoding:
- a CDS encoding uncharacterized protein (EggNog:ENOG41) encodes MPSVSEKARAKLDAVLNDPGRYDSSHLKNRYATTRYATGCGVVNSVPRRPSTSSIESDSGAPKNRLKRLLSLPAY; translated from the exons ATGCCGTCAGTGTCTGAGAAAGCCAGGGCGAAGCTCGATGCGGTGCTGAACGATCCGGGGCGATATGATAGCTCCC ATCTGAAAAATCGCTATGCGACGACACGATATGCCACGGGCTGCGGCGTGGTCAACTCTGTTCCACGTCGGCCGAGCACCAGTAGCATAGAGAGCGACAGCGGTGCCCCGAAGAATAGGCTTAAACGCCTCCTTTCACTTCCAGCATATTGA